The Bicyclus anynana chromosome 4, ilBicAnyn1.1, whole genome shotgun sequence genome window below encodes:
- the LOC112055941 gene encoding nucleolar complex protein 4 homolog B, producing the protein MAAVQQNYTKMISAQLRMKSNEFLNSRKHANNLADILQMFEAETENYTPLLLTIEVIFTELLKRGDLVQHIVPLKPADTSPEAEYKRWLNECYEAAISRALQCIKCGRTSSRLQALVTACKLLQAEGKYPLEPTTGYYFPSVRLKNIFTVLLDSEISMSAQIARFQEFTEYRDVQQFGLKVLSAIAYRKSATHMYMQNFLELLDKLLASEISTENKPKAKDRDNDTEKDMKVLCAADGKPQFPFNPQMCRRCANRCWSFACLWPLCEDPRTQRRALLLLVERLMPLLSKPHLATDMLCDSLDAGGPISMLALQGVLELVRRHNIEYPDLYDRLYAMFEPEMFATRYKKRLLHLADIFLSSTHLPEGLVAAFAKRLSRLALVAAPEDAGALLALVANLLLRHPALKRMICCDDSPAVMSNDPYVMEESHAARARALGSSLWELRALRRHWEPAVSRAAALVLRAADQRQPPALLAPDQDQLFDAELKKRFKAIEMNFIRPQSMALPAGERLLQYWEFA; encoded by the exons ATGGCTGCTGTACAACAAAACTATACCAAAATGATTTCTGCACAGCTACGCATGAAATCAAATGAGTTTTTAAACTCACGAAAACATGCAAATAATCTCGCTGATATCCTTCAAATGTTTGAG GCTGAGACCGAGAATTATACACCGCTGTTATTAACAATCGAAGTCATATTTACGGAGCTTCTAAAAAGGGGTGATTTGGTCCAGCATATCGTCCCACTTAAGCCTGCAG ACACCAGTCCTGAGGCTGAGTACAAGAGATGGCTCAACGAGTGTTACGAGGCAGCCATATCCCGTGCCCTTCAGTGCATCAAATGTGGGCGCACCAGCTCTCGGCTGCAAGCTCTGGTGACTGCTTGCAAGCTGCTGCAGGCGGAAGGGAAGTACCCGCTGGAGCCTACTACTGGTTATTACTTCCCTTCTGTAAGACTTAAG AACATATTCACAGTGCTACTGGACTCAGAAATATCCATGTCAGCGCAGATTGCACGCTTCCAAGAGTTCACAGAGTACAGGGATGTGCAACAATTTGGCCTTAAAGTTCTCTCTGCAATTGCTTATCGCAA ATCTGCCACTCATATGTACATGCAAAATTTCCTTGAGCTCCTCGACAAACTGTTAGCCTCTGAAATATCCACTGAGAACAAACCCAAGGCTAAAGATCGAGACAATGACACAGAGAAAGACATGAAAGTGCTCTGTGCAGCTGACg GCAAGCCGCAGTTCCCGTTCAACCCTCAAATGTGCCGGCGCTGCGCCAACCGTTGCTGGAGCTTCGCGTGCCTGTGGCCGCTGTGCGAGGACCCGCGCACGCAGCGCCGCGCGCTGCTGCTGCTGGTGGAGCGCCTCATGCCGCTGCTGAGCAAGCCGCACCTCGCCACCGACATGCTGTGCGACAGTCTCGACGCAG GCGGGCCGATCAGCATGCTGGCGCTGCAGGGCGTGCTGGAGCTGGTGCGGCGCCACAACATCGAGTACCCCGACCTGTACGACCGCCTCTACGCCATGTTCGAGCCGGAGATGTTCGCCACGCGCTACAAGAAGCGCCTGCTGCACCTCGCCGACATATTCCTCAGCTCCAC ACACTTGCCCGAGGGTCTGGTGGCGGCATTCGCCAAGCGCCTGTCGCGGCTGGCGCTGGTGGCGGCGCCCGAGGACGCGGGCGCGCTGCTGGCGCTGGTCGCCAACCTGCTGCTGCGCCACCCCGCGCTCAAGCGCATGATCTGCTGCGACGACTCGCCCGCCGTCA TGTCCAACGACCCGTACGTGATGGAGGAGTCGCACGCGGCTCGCGCGCGCGCGCTCGGCTCATCGCTGTGGGAGCTGCGCGCGCTGCGCCGGCACTGGGAGCCCGCCGTCAgccgcgccgccgcgctcgTGCTGCGCGCCGCCGACCAGCGCCAGCCGCCGGCGCTGCTCGCGCCCGACCAGGACCAG CTTTTCGATGCAGAGCTGAAGAAGAGGTTCAAGGCAATAGAGATGAACTTCATCCGGCCGCAGAGCATGGCGCTGCCCGCCGGCGAGCGGTTGCTGCAGTACTGGGAGTTTGCCTGA